In the genome of Shewanella denitrificans OS217, the window TGGGTAAAACCACCTTCGCGATGAACTTGTGTGAGCAAGCGGCGATGAATGAAGACAAGCCTGTGCTTATTTTCAGCCTCGAGATGCCTTCAGAACAGATCATGATGCGTATGTTGGCCTCACTGGGCCGAGTGGATCAAACCAAAATTCGTACCGGTCAGCTGGACGATGAAGATTGGGCGCGGGTATCATCGACCATGGGTATCATGCTTGAACAAGGCAAGATGTACATAGACGATGGCTCAGGCTTAACCCCAACAGATGTGCGCAGCCGTGCAAGGCGTATTGCCCGTGAGTATGGCGGTTTGTCTATGATCATGGTGGATTACTTGCAGTTGATGCAAGTGCCGTCGTTATCGGATAACCGTACCTTGGAAATCGCCGAGATTTCCCGCTCCCTTAAGGCATTGGCGAAAGAGTTAAATATTCCTGTTATTGCCCTGTCGCAGCTTAACCGCTCCTTGGAGCAAAGGGCCGATAAACGCCCGATTAACTCGGATTTGCGTGAATCGGGTTCTATTGAGCAGGATGCCGATTTGATTATGTTTATTTATCGTGATGAGGTCTATCATGATGATTCTGAAGACAAAGGCACGGCAGAAATTATTATTGGTAAGCAACGTAACGGCCCTATTGGTCGAGTGCGATTGACCTTCCAAGGCCATTATTCGCGCTTTGATAATTACGCTGGCCCTCAGTTCGAAGAAGACTAACTTACATTGCATTAATGGAACCACTGGCTGCCAATGTTATAGCAAGGCAGCCTAGTTGATATTTTTGCTCCTTAATAGAAGGCGTAGCGTTGAAACCTTTTCCCCGCGCAGAAATCAGCCGCAAGGCATTGCAAGCTAACTTGGCTCGCATTCGAGAATTAGCCCCGCAGAGTAAAATCATGGCTGTGGTGAAGGCGAATGGCTATGGCCATGGTTTATTGAATGTGGCTAACAGTGTGGCCACTTATGATCAAGGCGCCGATGGTTTCGGCTTGGCGCGATTGGAAGAAGCCTTAGAGCTTAGAAGTGGCGGCGTTAATGCAAGGCTATTGTTACTCGAAGGCTTTTTTAGGGTCACAGACTTACCCTTATTGGTGCAACATCATATCGATACTGTGGTGCACCACGAATCACAAGTGGAGATGTTAGAGCAGGCTGAACTCACTACGCCGGTTACCGTATGGATGAAAATCGATACTGGCATGCACAGGTTAGGCTTTAGTTTGGCTCAGTTTGACGCCATTTATCAGCGCTTGCTGGCATGTCACAACATCGCTAAGCCGATACACTTGATGACGCACTTTGCTTGTTCGGATGAGCCTGATAACAGTTTTACTCAAGCGCAAATCGATGCATTTGAAAGCGTGACAGCCTCCCTTGACGGGGACAGAAGTCTTGCCAACTCTGGAGGAATGCTTTTTTGGCCTCAGAGTCAACGAGACTGGATCCGTGCTGGTATCGCACTCTATGGGGTGTCGCCTATGGTGGGGGATAAAGGCGGTAATCATGGTTTAGTGCCAGCAATGGAGCTTAAGTCTCAGTTGATTTCGGTCAAAGATCATCAGGCGGGTGACAGTGTCGGTTATGGGGCTTTTTGGCGAGCCCGCAAAGATACCCGCATCGGCGTGGTCGCCATAGGTTATGGCGATGGCTACCCAAGACATGCCCCAGAGGGCACGCCTGTGTGGCTCAATGGCCGCAGGGTGCCTATCGTTGGCCGCGTGTCTATGGATATGTTAACCGTTGATTTAGGTTTAGATTCCCAAGATAAAGTGGGTGATGAAGTTCTACTCTGGGGTAGCGCACTGGCGGTGGAAGAAGTGGCAGACCATATTGGCACCATAGCCTATGAGTTAGTCACCAAGTTAACCCCTAGGGTTGCAGTAGCCTTACTGCCTTAGTATCGGGTGTTGTCTATTGACGCTCCCGCTTATGGAGCAGATAAATAATACTATGGGTATAAGTCTGTTTAAACTCTGGCTGGATGTTACTCTTCGTCGAAACAAATTTCGATATAGGCATTACCGGCGGCATGACTGAAAGGCATAAGGATTTTTTTGCCTTTGGCTTTATGTGAAATGCTGTGGTTTTTACCTACGACTACCGCTGGGGTCGCCATATCGAAATCATAGCCTTTATCGCTGAGTAAATTTTTAGCGCCACCTGTGACCATGTTGGTGATTTCGCCCACCAAATCACTGACATCCTCGTTCAAGAAGTCTGGTTTTTCACCTAGCATCTTGTCCATGATCTCTAAAATCAGCCCTTGCTCGAAGGTGATTGAAAGTGAGCCCTTGGTCTTAGGCCCCACCATGCCCATAAGCCCTGAAATATCACCCTTAGCTAAATTATGGGTCTTTACTTGGGGCTTTCCAGGGGTGAGTTGCATGCTGGCCATGGTCGAAATCACGTTCAACAAAGAGGCTAAAAAGGGATTAATAAATTCAACATTCATGCAAAAAAATATCCTTAAATTCAGAAATCCTGAGGAGTGGGTCTGCCTCAAAATATAATAATTCACTGGTGAGTATCACACTTATTCATCTTAGATGACGCAGAAATAATTGATAGTCATTTCCCGATAAATAAATCATATATTCTTGAGTATGGTTGTGATTACTTTTTTATTCAACATCTTAGTCATATGCTAGTTAATTATGCAGATTGCGCATATTGGCTCTCAGGTATGTTTAAACTGCGATAATATTTAACGATATGCTCATGCCTAGGTATAATGCCGCTCAGGATATTTATATACGGTGAGATGCCTCGCTGTAACATCAAAGGTAGCTTAGCTTGAGTCAGTCTTATAATGTCGAATTAACCCATATGCCTTCGCTATTCAGCTTGTATCGAAAGATATTTTTTGGCCGAAAGCCAGGCTGGGATAACAAGCCCTTGCCGAAAATTCACGTCAAGGTGGCCAACACTGCCCTGTCTGCGGACAAGTTGACTCAATACGCGAATGTCTGTGGTTTTAATTTTGATGGTGTATATCTGCCGCCAACTTACCTTTATGTGCAAGCGTTTCGCTTACATGCGGTGATTTTTACTCATAATGCCATGACCTTTCCTCTGCTGGGCATGATCCACTTAAAAAACAGCATTCAAGCCTTTAGAAGGGTAAAGATTACAGAAGCAGTCAGCCTAGAGTGTGAGCTAAGCAGCAGCGAGTTAAAAGAGGCTGGGCTTGAGTTTGAACTGGTTTCTAAGGCGTATGTGGGCACGGAATTAGTGTGGCAAGCACATTCGACTTACCTTTATCGTATCGAGTCAGCAGGGCGCAGAGCCCGCCCACCACGGGGCAGTGAAATGTCTTGGGACAGTGCAAAAAACTGGTCTTTATCTGAAGACTTAGGTCGACAATACGCTAAGGCGTCGGGGGATTATAACCTGATCCACTTGCACCCCTTGTTGTCTAAACGTTTTGGTTTTGAACGCGTGCTTGCCCATGGCATGTGGTCTAAGGCGCGCTGTTTGGCTGAAGTCATGCCTGTGATTGGTGAGCGCGGCTTCAGTGTGGATGTGGAGTTCAAGTTACCTGTATTTATGCCATCTGAGGTGAGCTTTGCCTTTGAGCAAAATGACACTGGCCTAGTGTTTGAATTAAGAGACAGCAAAGGCCGTCGCCCCCATATTCAGGGGCAAGTCAGTTATTTAGACTAATGCCGTTCAAATTTCCCCTGTTTAAATGAATGTTGTAATTTAAGGTTTTAGTATGTCGGTGAAATGCACGCATTGTTATCTGTCGATCAAAATGGATAATCAAGTTAACCACAGGGGAAAAGGGTTAGGGGTTGAGATCCAATGCCCTCATTGTCAAGCTTGGCTTGGACGTAGCCGGATCTTATCTGGGCTTAAGCTGGTAGGCTTTTATGGCGCGGTGAGCGCTGGACTAGTGGGCTATTTTCTAGAACTCGATACTCGGCTGGTGAGCCTTGGGATGATTTTATTCGCCATAGTGCTGGCGGTGAGTCATTTGATGGATCACTTGTTGGTAACCCAAGCACCAGAGATTAGTTCTGCCAGAGCATTGCGACAAGTTTCAGAGCGTAAGCGTCAAGCTCGAGATGCTGAACCTTAGGCTCATTAGTAATATAAACGGCTTTAATTGGGTAAATTTAAGCCCTAGACGTAAATTGTCACATTTAGTCGATTGAAAAAATGAGCGGCTGCAGTAGAATGCAAGCTCAGTATTTTTTATTCTTTTCCTTAAGGTTAGGTATCGTGAGAATTAAGCCGCATATTAGACAAATGATATCCATAGGGCTTTGTGCCTTATTGATGTTTTTGTCATTAGCGTCTTCTGCCCATGAATCCTTACACTATGATGATGGCGCCAGTACTCACTGTACTTTGTGCTTTCATCAGCATCAGCTTAACCACCTTTTAGAAAGTAAAACCGTCTTCTTGCCTGTTATCAAGCAAGGCGTGGTGCAACTTGAGTTCATACTCGAGTCTCGTATCACAGGTTTTACGGCTCATTATCTTGCTCGTGGCCCTCCTAGTGACTCCATTTCTTAACACAATTTTTAATTAATTTTTCACCCCAGCACTTGCTGAGGGTGAGGTGTATGATTTTTTGGAGTAACCAAAATGCAAATTTTAAGCAGATTCTCTCTGTTGGCGCTTGCCTGCGCCAGTGTTTCTAATGTTTCAATGGCCGCCGATGGTAGCTTAACTAATCCGAATATCAGTGGTGTGCTGAATGGCCATTATCAAAGTGGTGATCGCGCGCTTGGTGGGACTGAAGAAGGCTTTGGTCTTGGGGAGACTGAGCTTGCGCTGAGCGCCAATATCGACAATAACTTCTACGGCAAAATTACTGCGGTGTTAGAAACACATGATGGTGACACTGAAGTTAATTTAGAAGAAGCCTTTATTCAAACCTTGGCGCTACCAGGTGGCTTCTCTATTCGTGGTGGCCGTTTTCTGTCTGATATTGGTTACCTCAACAACCAGCATTCACATACCGATGCTTTTATTGATAGACCGGCGGTGTATCGCGCCTTTCTTGGAGGCCACTATTTTGATGATGGTGTGAGAGTCAGTTACGTGGCGCCAACCGATATTTATTGGACCTTAGGGACTGAAGCCTTTAAAGGCGAGAAAATGCGTGCTGCCGATGAGCATGGTGAGCGTAAATTTAGTGATGTAGGTGTCTATTCTGCGTTTAGTAAATGG includes:
- a CDS encoding chemotaxis protein CheX gives rise to the protein MNVEFINPFLASLLNVISTMASMQLTPGKPQVKTHNLAKGDISGLMGMVGPKTKGSLSITFEQGLILEIMDKMLGEKPDFLNEDVSDLVGEITNMVTGGAKNLLSDKGYDFDMATPAVVVGKNHSISHKAKGKKILMPFSHAAGNAYIEICFDEE
- a CDS encoding MaoC family dehydratase, with product MSQSYNVELTHMPSLFSLYRKIFFGRKPGWDNKPLPKIHVKVANTALSADKLTQYANVCGFNFDGVYLPPTYLYVQAFRLHAVIFTHNAMTFPLLGMIHLKNSIQAFRRVKITEAVSLECELSSSELKEAGLEFELVSKAYVGTELVWQAHSTYLYRIESAGRRARPPRGSEMSWDSAKNWSLSEDLGRQYAKASGDYNLIHLHPLLSKRFGFERVLAHGMWSKARCLAEVMPVIGERGFSVDVEFKLPVFMPSEVSFAFEQNDTGLVFELRDSKGRRPHIQGQVSYLD
- the alr gene encoding alanine racemase; protein product: MKPFPRAEISRKALQANLARIRELAPQSKIMAVVKANGYGHGLLNVANSVATYDQGADGFGLARLEEALELRSGGVNARLLLLEGFFRVTDLPLLVQHHIDTVVHHESQVEMLEQAELTTPVTVWMKIDTGMHRLGFSLAQFDAIYQRLLACHNIAKPIHLMTHFACSDEPDNSFTQAQIDAFESVTASLDGDRSLANSGGMLFWPQSQRDWIRAGIALYGVSPMVGDKGGNHGLVPAMELKSQLISVKDHQAGDSVGYGAFWRARKDTRIGVVAIGYGDGYPRHAPEGTPVWLNGRRVPIVGRVSMDMLTVDLGLDSQDKVGDEVLLWGSALAVEEVADHIGTIAYELVTKLTPRVAVALLP
- the dnaB gene encoding replicative DNA helicase is translated as MSQQGAFKPKKKPRDAQIDALKLPPHSIEAEQSVLGGLMLDAEAWDRVTEAVVAEDFYSRSHRMIFAAMNRLVETGQPIDLITVSEQLEIEDQLEDAGGFAYLGEIAKNTPSAGNIVSYAEIVRERAVVREMIHVAHEIADAGYHPEGRDSSALLDLAETKVFKIAEKRTNANEGPEGIKSILEKTVDRIEKLYNNPHNGVTGVSSGFGDLDKMTAGFQGGDLIIVAARPSMGKTTFAMNLCEQAAMNEDKPVLIFSLEMPSEQIMMRMLASLGRVDQTKIRTGQLDDEDWARVSSTMGIMLEQGKMYIDDGSGLTPTDVRSRARRIAREYGGLSMIMVDYLQLMQVPSLSDNRTLEIAEISRSLKALAKELNIPVIALSQLNRSLEQRADKRPINSDLRESGSIEQDADLIMFIYRDEVYHDDSEDKGTAEIIIGKQRNGPIGRVRLTFQGHYSRFDNYAGPQFEED
- a CDS encoding DUF2607 family protein, whose protein sequence is MRIKPHIRQMISIGLCALLMFLSLASSAHESLHYDDGASTHCTLCFHQHQLNHLLESKTVFLPVIKQGVVQLEFILESRITGFTAHYLARGPPSDSIS